One segment of Porticoccus hydrocarbonoclasticus MCTG13d DNA contains the following:
- the rpiA gene encoding ribose-5-phosphate isomerase RpiA, with product MSAPSNSQDAMKQAVAAAAVEFTLQRIDDKSTIGIGTGSTANAYIDLLAEHKAKITGTVASSESSAERLRSHGIPVYDLNSVDEITLYVDGADEVNPHLELIKGGGGALTREKIVAAVAREFLCIADQSKWVEHLGTFPLPVEVIPMARSHVARELVKLGGDPVYRQGVVTDNGNVILDVHHLFPISPVRKLEEQINNITGVVCNGLFALRPADALMLGTSTGVKTIYPG from the coding sequence ATGAGCGCACCATCGAACAGCCAGGATGCCATGAAACAGGCCGTCGCCGCCGCCGCTGTGGAATTCACTTTGCAACGCATCGACGACAAAAGCACCATTGGCATTGGTACCGGCTCAACGGCCAATGCCTATATCGACTTGCTGGCAGAACACAAAGCCAAAATAACGGGTACGGTTGCCAGCTCCGAGTCCTCAGCCGAGCGGTTGCGGAGCCATGGTATTCCCGTCTACGACCTGAACAGTGTCGATGAGATTACCCTGTATGTGGACGGTGCCGACGAGGTAAACCCCCACCTGGAGCTGATCAAGGGTGGCGGCGGCGCCCTCACCCGCGAAAAAATCGTTGCGGCGGTGGCTCGCGAATTTCTCTGTATTGCCGACCAGTCCAAGTGGGTCGAACATCTGGGCACCTTTCCACTACCGGTGGAAGTGATCCCCATGGCACGCAGTCATGTGGCTCGTGAACTGGTCAAGCTGGGTGGTGATCCGGTCTACCGGCAAGGTGTAGTGACAGATAATGGCAACGTCATTCTCGACGTACACCACCTTTTCCCCATCAGTCCGGTACGCAAACTGGAAGAGCAGATCAACAATATCACCGGGGTGGTCTGCAATGGCCTGTTTGCCCTGCGCCCGGCAGATGCCCTGATGCTCGGCACATCGACCGGCGTCAAGACCATCTACCCGGGCTGA
- a CDS encoding alpha/beta hydrolase: protein MGDNQLPCVTDTRESLHDALLERVSSGLLPLTFDSEQDRRDKTPDEMAYLRHYGLIPPDSLTVVSHCMGTFASGDFQLATHYWLPERPRGTYLLVHGYFDHVGLYGHLIHYLLQRDYAVVAFDLPGHGLSSGERVSIDSFDRYVDVFSDLLQKCVSSFPRPWKGIGQSTGGAILMKYVMAAKPYHYPNDLTAVTVLAPLIRPREWMKSLRTYKLFHRVLKKVSRTFRPNTTNEAFNEFLINNDPLQYNYIPIEWVASMKRWTEEFAALPPSDYPLRVVQGDCDGTVDWRYNVASIRKKFPNFELVLIPGARHHLVNEVDYMRDRVFKSLGEG from the coding sequence ATGGGTGACAATCAGTTGCCCTGCGTGACTGACACTCGAGAGTCTTTGCATGATGCTCTGCTGGAACGCGTGAGCAGTGGTTTGTTGCCGCTGACATTTGACTCTGAGCAGGATCGGCGGGACAAGACGCCAGACGAAATGGCTTACCTGCGTCACTACGGGCTGATACCGCCAGACTCGTTGACGGTAGTCAGTCATTGCATGGGTACCTTCGCCTCCGGCGATTTCCAGCTCGCCACCCATTACTGGTTGCCGGAGCGTCCGCGTGGCACCTACCTGTTGGTGCATGGTTACTTTGATCATGTCGGGCTTTATGGCCATTTGATTCACTACCTGCTGCAGCGGGATTATGCTGTAGTGGCATTTGATCTGCCGGGGCATGGCCTGTCCAGTGGCGAGCGGGTCAGTATCGACAGTTTTGATCGTTACGTGGATGTGTTTTCCGACCTGTTACAAAAATGCGTGAGCAGTTTTCCCAGACCCTGGAAAGGGATTGGTCAAAGCACGGGAGGCGCTATTCTGATGAAGTATGTCATGGCGGCCAAACCCTACCACTACCCGAATGATCTCACTGCTGTCACTGTGCTGGCGCCGCTCATCCGGCCCAGGGAGTGGATGAAAAGCCTGCGTACCTACAAACTTTTTCACCGGGTACTGAAAAAAGTATCCCGGACATTCCGCCCCAATACCACCAACGAGGCATTTAACGAATTTCTGATCAACAATGATCCGTTACAGTACAACTACATTCCCATTGAGTGGGTGGCATCGATGAAGCGCTGGACAGAGGAATTTGCCGCCCTGCCGCCCAGTGACTACCCATTAAGGGTGGTTCAGGGCGATTGTGACGGCACGGTGGACTGGCGCTATAACGTGGCGTCGATCCGCAAAAAATTCCCCAATTTTGAACTGGTGTTGATTCCCGGTGCCCGGCACCATCTGGTCAATGAAGTCGATTACATGCGCGACCGGGTATTCAAGTCGCTCGGTGAGGGGTAG
- a CDS encoding fumarylacetoacetate hydrolase family protein, which translates to MHYFDHCIHFADGLSGQIPAGKVVCVGLNYRDHISEMNSQPGAEPVLFLKPSTALASLEQPIAIPTTLGACHHEIEMAVLIGEQLSQCSEQEADAAIAGVGVALDLTLRELQSQLKQKGLPWDKAKAFDGACPTSAFVDRARVTDLQDLPIRLTVNGDLRQQSSTAMMLTPVAQLIAYISGFFTLMPGDIVLTGTPAGVGPLAPGDQLLVELGDLIAVSTEVVAR; encoded by the coding sequence ATGCATTACTTTGATCACTGTATTCATTTTGCTGATGGCCTTTCCGGGCAGATTCCCGCGGGCAAGGTGGTATGCGTGGGGCTTAATTACCGGGATCATATCAGCGAGATGAACAGCCAGCCCGGCGCCGAGCCGGTATTGTTCCTGAAGCCATCGACGGCGTTGGCATCTCTGGAACAACCGATTGCGATACCGACTACCCTGGGTGCCTGCCACCATGAGATAGAAATGGCGGTGCTGATTGGCGAACAACTGAGCCAGTGCAGCGAACAGGAGGCCGACGCTGCGATTGCCGGGGTTGGTGTGGCGCTGGATCTCACCCTGCGCGAGCTGCAATCGCAACTCAAACAGAAAGGGCTTCCCTGGGATAAGGCCAAGGCCTTTGATGGGGCCTGCCCCACTTCTGCATTTGTGGATCGTGCCCGGGTCACCGATCTGCAGGACTTGCCAATACGATTGACGGTCAATGGTGACTTGCGCCAGCAGAGCAGTACCGCCATGATGTTGACACCGGTTGCGCAGCTGATCGCCTATATCTCCGGTTTTTTTACGTTGATGCCTGGCGACATTGTCCTCACCGGCACGCCCGCCGGCGTTGGCCCTCTGGCCCCCGGTGACCAGCTTTTGGTAGAGTTGGGTGACCTGATTGCCGTGTCTACCGAAGTGGTGGCACGCTGA
- a CDS encoding FAD-binding oxidoreductase produces MTVAPPVIEKLREIVGQQRVLTDETSFQQYGVDRTTLWTPSPGVVVLPGSTEEVQAIIQLANAERIAVVPSGGRTGLSGGAVALNGEIVLVLDRMNEVVAFNAIDRSVTVQAGMITQQLQAFAEQQGLFYPVDFASTGSSQIGGNIATNAGGIKVIRYGMTRNWVLGLKVVSGNGDILELNHGLVKNNTGLDFRHLFIGSEGTLGIITEATIGLTRPPKELSVLVLGVVDFPSIIDVLKTYNDGMELTAFEFFTHNGMEKVLAHSEVPAPFESEAPFYALVEFEALSETQLDQAMALFETCVMEGWVLDGVISQSLSQAENLWKLREDMSETLSRWKPYKNDISVNVSRMPEFLAEVESLAAREYPDFELVWYGHIGDGNLHLNILKPDDLPVEQFAGQCSVASKQIAALVGQFNGSISAEHGVGLLKKDYLEYSRSATEVQLMRQVKQVFDPNGIMNPGKIFDAV; encoded by the coding sequence ATGACTGTTGCCCCCCCGGTCATTGAGAAATTACGTGAGATCGTCGGTCAGCAGCGTGTGCTGACGGATGAAACTTCATTTCAGCAGTACGGTGTCGATCGCACGACTCTCTGGACGCCGTCACCTGGCGTCGTGGTATTGCCGGGGAGCACCGAGGAGGTGCAGGCCATTATTCAGCTGGCCAATGCCGAGCGCATCGCAGTGGTTCCCTCAGGAGGCCGCACAGGCCTTAGTGGCGGCGCTGTGGCCCTGAACGGTGAGATCGTCCTGGTGCTGGACCGGATGAACGAGGTGGTGGCATTCAATGCCATTGATCGCAGTGTAACGGTGCAGGCGGGCATGATCACCCAGCAGTTGCAGGCGTTTGCCGAGCAACAGGGGTTGTTCTATCCGGTTGATTTCGCCTCGACCGGTTCCAGCCAGATTGGCGGCAATATTGCGACCAATGCCGGCGGTATCAAAGTCATTCGCTACGGCATGACCCGCAACTGGGTGCTTGGCCTGAAGGTGGTCAGTGGCAATGGCGATATCCTCGAGCTGAATCACGGCCTGGTGAAGAACAATACGGGTCTGGACTTCCGGCACCTGTTTATTGGTTCCGAGGGCACTTTGGGCATCATCACCGAGGCCACCATTGGGCTCACCCGGCCACCAAAGGAGTTGAGTGTGCTGGTGTTGGGGGTGGTGGATTTCCCCAGTATTATCGATGTCCTGAAAACCTACAACGATGGCATGGAGCTGACGGCCTTCGAATTCTTTACCCACAATGGTATGGAAAAAGTATTGGCCCACAGCGAGGTGCCCGCACCTTTTGAATCTGAAGCACCGTTTTATGCACTGGTGGAATTCGAGGCGCTGTCCGAGACTCAGCTGGATCAGGCGATGGCGCTGTTTGAAACCTGCGTCATGGAGGGCTGGGTACTTGATGGCGTCATCAGTCAGAGCCTCTCGCAGGCGGAGAATCTCTGGAAATTGCGCGAGGATATGTCGGAGACCCTGTCCCGCTGGAAGCCCTATAAAAATGATATCAGCGTGAATGTTTCGCGCATGCCGGAATTTCTCGCCGAGGTGGAATCACTGGCGGCCAGGGAATACCCGGACTTCGAGCTGGTCTGGTACGGCCATATCGGCGATGGCAATCTGCACCTGAACATTCTGAAACCGGATGACCTGCCTGTGGAGCAGTTCGCCGGACAATGCAGCGTGGCCAGCAAGCAGATCGCAGCGCTGGTGGGGCAATTCAACGGTAGTATCTCTGCCGAACACGGCGTCGGTTTGTTGAAAAAGGATTACCTTGAATACTCGCGCTCCGCCACAGAAGTGCAGTTGATGCGACAGGTCAAGCAGGTGTTCGACCCCAATGGCATCATGAATCCGGGCAAGATATTTGATGCAGTCTGA
- a CDS encoding peroxiredoxin, translating into MTISVGDTIPALTLKTPGEKGPENITTDHVFKGKKVVLFAVPGAFTPGCSLSHLPGYVTHADRIKAKGVDTIVCMAVNDAFVLGAWSKDQNADALMMLADGNGEFTKKMGLEMDATGHGMGMRCQRFALVAEDGVVTHLAIEPEGKVDVSAAEKILEVL; encoded by the coding sequence ATGACTATTTCTGTTGGCGACACTATTCCCGCTTTGACTCTCAAAACCCCGGGTGAAAAGGGTCCGGAAAATATCACCACTGATCATGTCTTCAAGGGTAAAAAGGTTGTGCTTTTTGCCGTGCCAGGGGCATTCACCCCCGGCTGCTCTCTCAGCCACCTGCCGGGTTATGTGACCCACGCGGATCGTATCAAGGCAAAAGGGGTCGATACCATTGTCTGTATGGCGGTCAATGACGCCTTTGTGTTGGGTGCCTGGAGCAAGGATCAGAATGCCGACGCGCTAATGATGCTGGCCGATGGCAATGGCGAATTCACCAAAAAAATGGGTCTCGAGATGGATGCCACTGGTCACGGTATGGGTATGCGCTGCCAGCGGTTTGCCCTGGTTGCAGAGGATGGGGTGGTGACTCATCTGGCGATAGAACCTGAGGGCAAGGTCGATGTCAGTGCCGCAGAAAAGATCCTTGAGGTCCTTTAG
- a CDS encoding DUF2798 domain-containing protein — MIPSKYQHLVFAFFMAGLMSCLMSLVISIFNVGLVDNILQIWLHAWGFAFVVAFPAVLVVAPLVSRLVSLVIKKDG; from the coding sequence ATGATCCCTAGTAAGTATCAGCATCTGGTGTTTGCCTTTTTTATGGCAGGGCTGATGTCCTGTCTGATGTCCCTGGTGATCAGTATTTTTAATGTCGGTCTGGTGGACAATATTCTGCAGATTTGGCTTCATGCATGGGGCTTTGCGTTTGTGGTTGCGTTCCCGGCGGTGCTGGTGGTGGCGCCCCTGGTGAGCAGGCTGGTCAGTCTGGTGATTAAAAAAGATGGGTGA
- a CDS encoding DUF1653 domain-containing protein: MIPLGRYRHFKGNLYEVTGLARHSETGDWHVVYRPLYGESQLWVRPLAMFDEMVERNGVTMKRFAFVGLSNE; the protein is encoded by the coding sequence TTGATTCCGCTGGGACGTTACCGACATTTCAAGGGTAACTTGTATGAGGTGACCGGTTTGGCCCGTCACAGTGAAACCGGTGACTGGCATGTGGTCTATCGGCCACTTTATGGCGAGAGCCAGCTGTGGGTTCGCCCGCTGGCCATGTTCGACGAGATGGTCGAACGGAATGGGGTAACGATGAAGCGGTTTGCATTCGTGGGCTTGAGCAACGAATAG
- a CDS encoding serine/threonine protein kinase, whose protein sequence is MNGDDQQDVTHVANPEEQPFYRLGPEIVMDAVESIGYHCDGRQFPLNSYENRVYQIGIEDRQPLIGKFYRPGRWSDDQILEEHQFCFELEAHELPVVAPIRDERGRSLFEYKDYRFALYPRKGGYGPELDNLDNLYLLGKLLGRIHAVGAVRPFVYRPTLTSRIFGHEAAALVSKQFIPSELKEAYDSLVRDLLQAVDQTIANAGSIDYIRVHGDCHAGNILWRDDNAHFVDLDDARMAPAIQDIWMLLSGSRDRQTAQLSEIIDGYNQFFDFHPRELQLVEAFRSLRIIHHAAWLARRWSDPAFPMGFPWFNTVRYWSEHILELREQFAAMAEPPLQVM, encoded by the coding sequence ATGAACGGCGATGACCAGCAGGATGTCACTCATGTTGCCAATCCTGAGGAGCAGCCGTTTTATCGGCTCGGCCCTGAGATTGTCATGGATGCAGTGGAGAGCATTGGTTATCACTGTGATGGGCGGCAATTCCCCCTCAATAGCTATGAAAATCGGGTTTACCAGATTGGCATAGAGGATCGTCAGCCGTTAATTGGCAAGTTTTATCGCCCCGGTCGCTGGAGCGACGATCAGATCCTCGAAGAGCACCAGTTCTGTTTTGAACTGGAAGCCCATGAGTTGCCCGTGGTGGCCCCCATTCGCGATGAGCGGGGGCGCAGCCTGTTCGAATACAAGGACTACCGTTTTGCGCTGTACCCGAGGAAAGGGGGGTATGGTCCAGAGCTGGATAATCTCGATAATCTCTATTTGCTGGGCAAATTGCTGGGACGTATCCACGCCGTGGGGGCCGTGCGCCCCTTTGTGTACCGGCCAACCCTGACCAGCAGGATTTTTGGCCATGAAGCCGCAGCACTGGTCAGCAAACAGTTTATTCCCTCCGAGCTAAAGGAAGCCTACGACTCACTGGTGAGGGATCTGCTCCAGGCAGTGGATCAAACGATTGCCAATGCCGGTTCCATCGACTATATCCGGGTTCATGGGGATTGCCATGCCGGTAATATCCTGTGGCGTGATGACAATGCACATTTTGTCGATCTGGACGATGCGCGAATGGCACCGGCCATTCAGGATATCTGGATGCTGCTGTCCGGGAGCCGGGATCGCCAGACAGCGCAATTATCGGAAATTATTGACGGCTACAATCAGTTCTTTGATTTTCACCCACGCGAATTGCAGCTGGTGGAAGCTTTTCGCTCACTGCGGATTATTCATCACGCGGCCTGGTTGGCGCGTCGCTGGAGCGATCCTGCCTTCCCCATGGGGTTTCCCTGGTTCAATACGGTGCGTTACTGGAGTGAACACATTCTTGAATTGCGCGAGCAGTTCGCCGCGATGGCAGAACCGCCCCTACAGGTGATGTAG
- the serA gene encoding phosphoglycerate dehydrogenase, with translation MVNFSLDKSKIKFLLLEGVHPSAVETLKASGYSNVEYLKAALSEEQLIEKIRDFHFVGIRSRTQLNRQVFEAARRLIGVGCFCIGTNQVDLQAATEHGIVVFNAPYSNTRSVAELIIAETIMLMRGIPEKNAAAHRGDWLKTATASHEVRGKTLGIVGYGNIGSQLSVMAESMGMRVKFYDVVTKLPLGNAEQVGSLRELLELADVVSLHVPDNPATRNMIRAEQLAAMKTGAILINAARGKVVDIDALCDRLENKQLGGAAIDVFPVEPKSNQEEFVSPLRKYDNVILTPHIGGSTQEAQENIGLEVAEKLVRYSDTGATISAVNFPQVSLPSHSGAHRLLHVHHNVPGVMTAINHVFSDNNINISSQYLQTNESVGYVVLDVDREYSDVALKALKAIDGTIRCRVLF, from the coding sequence ATGGTCAATTTTTCTCTCGATAAGTCCAAGATCAAATTTCTCCTGCTTGAGGGCGTGCATCCCTCTGCGGTAGAGACACTCAAAGCTTCTGGCTACAGCAACGTCGAGTATCTTAAAGCGGCGCTGTCAGAAGAACAGCTGATCGAAAAAATCCGGGACTTCCACTTCGTCGGGATTCGCTCCCGCACCCAACTCAACCGCCAGGTATTTGAAGCGGCCAGACGGTTGATCGGCGTGGGCTGTTTCTGCATCGGCACCAATCAGGTGGATCTGCAGGCAGCCACAGAACACGGCATAGTGGTATTTAACGCGCCCTACTCCAATACCCGCAGTGTCGCAGAATTGATTATTGCTGAGACCATCATGCTGATGCGCGGCATTCCCGAAAAGAATGCTGCTGCCCACCGCGGTGACTGGCTCAAGACTGCCACAGCCTCTCACGAAGTACGAGGTAAAACCCTCGGCATTGTTGGCTACGGCAATATCGGCAGTCAGCTCAGCGTCATGGCCGAATCCATGGGCATGCGGGTGAAGTTTTACGATGTTGTCACCAAGCTCCCCCTAGGCAATGCTGAACAGGTCGGTTCTCTCAGGGAGCTATTGGAACTGGCCGATGTGGTTTCACTCCACGTACCCGACAACCCCGCCACGCGCAACATGATTCGTGCAGAACAGCTTGCTGCCATGAAAACCGGCGCAATCCTGATCAATGCCGCTCGCGGCAAAGTAGTGGATATTGATGCACTGTGCGACCGACTGGAAAACAAACAACTCGGTGGTGCAGCCATTGATGTTTTCCCGGTTGAGCCGAAGTCCAACCAGGAAGAATTTGTATCGCCTCTGCGCAAGTATGACAACGTCATATTGACACCGCACATTGGCGGCTCCACCCAGGAAGCGCAGGAAAATATTGGCCTGGAAGTCGCTGAGAAACTGGTCAGGTACAGCGATACCGGTGCCACCATCAGCGCTGTCAACTTTCCCCAGGTATCGCTGCCTTCCCACAGTGGTGCCCACCGTTTGTTGCATGTACACCACAATGTGCCAGGCGTTATGACGGCCATCAACCATGTGTTTTCAGACAACAACATCAATATCAGCAGCCAATATTTGCAGACCAATGAATCCGTTGGCTATGTGGTGCTGGACGTGGACAGGGAATACAGTGATGTGGCACTGAAGGCGTTAAAGGCCATTGATGGCACCATTCGCTGCCGGGTTTTGTTCTAG